One Nocardia farcinica genomic region harbors:
- a CDS encoding histidine phosphatase family protein, translated as MTVILLRHGVSTSNTARTLAGRSAGVDLTERGQEQARAVAERLGGLPIRHIVHSPLLRCRRTVGPLAEKLGLDPQDDDRLIEVDYGDWTGKAIADLLTEPLWKVVQRHASGAVFPGGEGLAQVQTRAVAAIREHDRVFAERHGHDVLWVACTHGDVIKSVLADALGLHLDWFQRIVVEPASLSVVRYTPHAPYVWRLNDTGSDLSALEAVREPAPNADSDKDRPDTSGPVPGGEIGATGGADNGNAER; from the coding sequence ATGACGGTGATCCTGTTGCGCCACGGTGTGTCCACCTCGAACACCGCCCGCACGCTGGCGGGGCGCAGCGCGGGTGTCGACCTCACCGAACGCGGCCAGGAGCAGGCCCGCGCGGTGGCCGAACGGCTCGGCGGCCTGCCCATCCGCCACATCGTGCATTCCCCGCTGCTGCGCTGCCGGCGCACGGTGGGCCCGCTGGCGGAGAAGCTGGGCCTGGACCCGCAGGACGACGACCGGCTCATCGAGGTCGACTACGGCGACTGGACCGGCAAGGCGATCGCCGACCTGCTCACCGAACCGCTGTGGAAGGTGGTGCAACGGCACGCCTCGGGGGCGGTGTTCCCCGGCGGTGAGGGGCTGGCGCAGGTGCAGACCAGGGCGGTGGCCGCGATCCGCGAACACGACCGGGTCTTCGCCGAACGTCACGGCCACGACGTGCTGTGGGTGGCGTGCACGCACGGCGACGTCATCAAATCGGTGCTCGCCGACGCGCTCGGCCTGCACCTGGACTGGTTCCAGCGCATCGTGGTGGAACCGGCCTCGCTCAGCGTCGTCCGCTACACCCCGCACGCGCCGTACGTGTGGCGGCTCAACGACACCGGCTCGGACCTCTCGGCGCTCGAGGCGGTGCGGGAACCGGCCCCGAACGCCGACTCCGACAAGGACCGTCCCGACACCTCCGGCCCGGTGCCCGGCGGCGAGATCGGCGCTACCGGTGGTGCGGATAATGGGAATGCGGAGCGGTAG
- a CDS encoding undecaprenyl-diphosphate phosphatase: MGESMTWVQALVLGLVQGLTEFLPISSSAHLRIVSSVFFGEDAGASFTAVTQLGTEAAVLVYFAKDIWRILVAWTTTLWDKARAATGPRVPIHDRPTTRLPVLTADNEHRFAAEAQRELDYRIGWYVIIATIPIGVLGFLFKDEIRTGARNLWLVSFMLIAFALVIAAAEHYGAKRRPIEQLTTRDGLVMGFAQCLALIPGVSRSGATSSAGLFLGLEREAAVRFSFLLAIPAVTASGLFSLPDAFEPAGEGLNASGPQLLVATIVSFVVGYASVAWLLKFVARHSLNWFVGYRIVLGLVIMGLLGAGVISAT; the protein is encoded by the coding sequence GTGGGCGAGTCGATGACCTGGGTGCAGGCGCTGGTGCTCGGGCTGGTCCAGGGATTGACCGAATTCCTGCCGATCTCCTCCTCGGCGCACCTGCGCATCGTGTCCTCGGTGTTCTTCGGCGAGGACGCCGGCGCCTCCTTCACCGCCGTCACCCAGCTGGGCACCGAGGCCGCGGTGCTGGTGTACTTCGCCAAGGACATCTGGCGCATCCTGGTCGCCTGGACCACCACGCTGTGGGACAAGGCGCGCGCCGCGACCGGGCCCCGGGTGCCGATCCACGACCGCCCCACCACCCGGCTGCCGGTGCTGACCGCCGACAACGAGCACCGCTTCGCCGCCGAAGCCCAACGCGAACTCGACTACCGCATCGGCTGGTACGTGATCATCGCCACCATCCCGATCGGCGTGCTGGGCTTCCTGTTCAAGGACGAGATCCGCACCGGCGCCCGCAACCTGTGGCTGGTGTCGTTCATGCTGATCGCCTTCGCGCTGGTGATCGCCGCCGCCGAACACTACGGCGCCAAACGCCGCCCGATCGAACAACTCACCACCCGCGACGGGCTGGTCATGGGTTTCGCGCAATGCCTGGCGTTGATCCCCGGTGTCTCGCGCTCGGGCGCCACCTCCTCGGCGGGGCTGTTCCTGGGGCTGGAACGCGAGGCCGCGGTGCGGTTCTCGTTCCTGCTGGCCATCCCCGCGGTCACCGCCTCGGGCCTGTTCAGCCTGCCGGACGCGTTCGAACCCGCCGGCGAGGGCCTCAACGCCTCGGGCCCGCAGCTGCTGGTGGCCACGATCGTGTCCTTCGTCGTCGGCTACGCCTCGGTGGCGTGGCTGCTGAAGTTCGTCGCCCGCCACTCGCTGAACTGGTTCGTCGGCTACCGCATCGTGCTGGGCCTGGTGATCATGGGCCTGCTCGGCGCCGGGGTGATCTCGGCGACATGA
- a CDS encoding aldo/keto reductase has product MEQRTVGRSGLRVSRIGLATHTWGAQTDADDAAVQLSAFAEAGGTLVDTSPSYTGGAAQRILADLLGDLVSREDLVLSGCAGVQPGVTPAATDLPSAPRPWVDASRRGLLRQLDRTLLELGTDHLDIWHVAAWDPRTPLEEVADTLEQAVRAGKTRYVGVRGFSAWQLASLAAIAPIVTAHTPYSLLARGAETDFVPAAAHHGVGVIASAPLAGGILTGKYRDGVPADSRGADEATAAEIRRRLDERATRVVDAVVTAADGLGTSPLAVALAWIRDRPGVASMIVGARDIGQLTGVLAAETLELPRAIAAALDDVSARTD; this is encoded by the coding sequence ATGGAACAGCGGACGGTCGGGCGCAGCGGGCTGCGGGTGTCGCGGATCGGGCTGGCCACCCACACGTGGGGTGCCCAGACCGACGCCGACGACGCCGCGGTGCAGCTGTCGGCGTTCGCGGAGGCGGGGGGCACGCTGGTGGACACCTCCCCGTCCTACACCGGCGGCGCGGCGCAGCGGATCCTGGCCGACCTGCTCGGTGATCTGGTGTCGCGGGAGGATCTGGTGCTCAGCGGCTGCGCGGGCGTGCAGCCGGGGGTGACGCCGGCGGCCACGGATCTGCCGTCGGCGCCGCGGCCGTGGGTGGACGCCTCCCGCCGCGGGCTGCTGCGCCAGCTCGACCGCACCCTGCTCGAGCTGGGCACCGATCATCTCGACATCTGGCATGTGGCGGCCTGGGATCCGCGCACCCCGCTCGAGGAGGTCGCCGACACCCTCGAGCAGGCGGTGCGCGCGGGCAAGACCCGGTATGTGGGGGTGCGCGGGTTCTCGGCGTGGCAGCTGGCCAGCCTGGCCGCGATCGCGCCGATCGTCACCGCGCACACCCCGTATTCGCTGCTGGCGCGCGGCGCGGAAACCGATTTCGTGCCCGCCGCCGCCCACCACGGGGTCGGGGTGATCGCCTCGGCGCCGCTGGCCGGAGGCATCCTCACCGGCAAGTACCGCGACGGGGTGCCCGCGGATTCGCGCGGCGCCGACGAGGCGACCGCCGCCGAGATCCGCCGCCGCCTCGACGAACGCGCCACCCGCGTGGTCGACGCGGTGGTCACCGCCGCCGACGGGCTGGGCACCTCGCCGCTGGCGGTGGCGCTGGCCTGGATCCGGGACCGGCCCGGGGTGGCGAGCATGATCGTCGGCGCCCGCGACATCGGTCAGCTCACCGGTGTGCTGGCCGCGGAAACGCTGGAGTTGCCGCGCGCCATCGCCGCCGCGCTCGACGATGTGAGCGCACGCACGGACTGA
- a CDS encoding heme/hemin ABC transporter substrate-binding protein — translation MMVRDGVRSKSMRVLSMRVLLAALAVTLVAGVTACGGSDTADSGAGRGPATATLPDLDPVPVGPAPSPALPVTVRSFDGVEVTVTSADRIIAADRYGTLAQTVYALGLGDRLVGRSTSAAFPAVRDVPNVTGGSGSLNVESILALRPTVFLTDTTSAAPAVREQLRAAGVTVVYFDPQRTMAGVVPQIEAVAAALGVPAQGQALAQRTRQEIEAASAAVPAPDQPLRIAFLYLRSTAITMLAGPGSGADELITAIGGQDAGTAAGLTEPFTAITSEAMIGAAPDVVLVMTDGLESVGGVEGLLKVPGIAQTPAGRSKRIVDMSDAVLLSFGPNTGRVVEALSAAVYGTVPA, via the coding sequence ATGATGGTGCGCGACGGTGTCCGGTCGAAGTCGATGCGAGTGCTGTCGATGCGAGTGCTGCTGGCGGCGCTGGCCGTGACACTGGTCGCGGGCGTGACCGCCTGCGGCGGGTCCGACACCGCCGACAGCGGCGCCGGGCGCGGCCCGGCCACCGCGACGCTGCCCGATCTCGACCCCGTCCCCGTCGGCCCCGCGCCCAGCCCCGCGCTGCCGGTGACGGTGCGCTCCTTCGACGGGGTCGAGGTCACCGTCACCTCCGCCGACCGGATCATCGCCGCCGACCGCTACGGCACGCTCGCCCAGACCGTGTACGCGCTCGGTCTCGGGGACCGGCTCGTGGGCCGCAGCACCTCGGCGGCCTTCCCGGCGGTGCGGGACGTCCCGAACGTCACCGGCGGCAGCGGGTCGCTCAACGTCGAATCGATCCTGGCGCTGCGCCCGACGGTGTTCCTCACCGACACCACCAGCGCCGCCCCGGCCGTGCGGGAGCAACTGCGGGCCGCGGGCGTCACCGTGGTCTACTTCGACCCGCAACGCACCATGGCCGGGGTGGTGCCGCAGATCGAGGCCGTCGCCGCCGCGCTCGGGGTGCCCGCCCAGGGGCAGGCGCTGGCCCAGCGCACCCGCCAGGAGATCGAGGCGGCCTCGGCCGCGGTGCCCGCCCCCGACCAGCCGCTGCGGATCGCGTTCCTGTACCTGCGCAGCACCGCCATCACCATGCTGGCCGGTCCCGGTTCCGGTGCCGACGAACTGATCACCGCCATCGGCGGGCAGGACGCGGGCACCGCCGCCGGGCTCACCGAACCGTTCACCGCGATCACCAGCGAAGCCATGATCGGCGCGGCGCCGGATGTGGTGCTGGTGATGACCGACGGACTGGAATCGGTCGGCGGTGTGGAGGGACTGCTGAAGGTGCCCGGCATCGCCCAGACCCCGGCCGGGCGCAGCAAGCGGATCGTCGACATGTCCGACGCGGTGCTGCTCAGCTTCGGCCCGAACACCGGCCGGGTGGTGGAGGCGCTCAGCGCCGCCGTCTACGGCACCGTGCCCGCATGA
- a CDS encoding FecCD family ABC transporter permease: MSAPRPAPELTDRTGARPASTAAPVAGPEAAGPVPRGRTRSRAVIAFAVAVLALVALALVSATIGQVPTTPAEVLGSVLHRIGLDWGPMPAHPAGDVTLWEVRFPRVLLAMLVGAALATAGALLQGVFANPLAEPGVIGVSSGAAVGAGATIVLGGAFVAAWSVAAAAFVAGLLTTMLVYVLARANGRTEVVTLVLTGVAINAFAGGLIAFLLFVASPAARDQIVFWQLGSLNGATWESVGVVAILTACGVAAAVLVAPRLDLLALGESAARHLGVDVERLRRNVIVIVAVLATAGVAFTGIIMFVGLIVPHLVRMIVGPAHRVLIPLSAVVGAVVLLAADVGARSLVDNADLPLGMLTSLVGGPFFFWLLRRTRARAGGWG; the protein is encoded by the coding sequence ATGAGCGCACCGCGTCCGGCCCCCGAACTCACCGACCGCACCGGAGCGCGCCCGGCGAGCACCGCCGCCCCCGTCGCCGGTCCCGAGGCGGCCGGACCCGTGCCGCGGGGCCGCACCCGGTCGCGGGCGGTGATCGCCTTCGCCGTCGCGGTCCTGGCACTGGTGGCGTTGGCGTTGGTCTCGGCCACCATCGGGCAGGTGCCCACCACTCCCGCCGAAGTGCTCGGCAGCGTGCTGCACCGCATCGGCCTGGACTGGGGTCCGATGCCCGCTCATCCCGCCGGGGACGTCACCCTCTGGGAGGTGCGGTTCCCGCGGGTGCTGTTGGCGATGCTGGTCGGTGCGGCGCTGGCGACCGCGGGCGCGCTGCTGCAAGGGGTGTTCGCCAACCCGCTGGCCGAACCGGGCGTCATCGGGGTGTCCTCGGGCGCGGCGGTCGGTGCGGGGGCGACGATCGTGCTCGGCGGGGCGTTCGTGGCGGCGTGGTCGGTGGCCGCGGCCGCGTTCGTCGCCGGACTGCTCACCACGATGCTCGTCTATGTGCTCGCCCGCGCCAACGGCCGCACCGAAGTGGTGACGCTGGTGCTCACCGGTGTGGCGATCAACGCCTTCGCCGGTGGACTGATCGCGTTCCTGCTGTTCGTGGCCTCCCCCGCCGCCCGCGACCAGATCGTGTTCTGGCAGCTGGGCAGCCTCAACGGCGCCACCTGGGAATCGGTCGGCGTGGTGGCGATCCTCACCGCCTGCGGGGTCGCCGCCGCCGTGCTGGTCGCGCCCCGGCTGGACCTGCTCGCGCTCGGCGAGTCCGCGGCCAGGCACCTGGGTGTCGACGTGGAACGCCTGCGCCGCAACGTGATCGTCATCGTCGCCGTGCTGGCCACCGCCGGGGTGGCGTTCACCGGCATCATCATGTTCGTCGGCCTGATCGTGCCGCATCTGGTGCGCATGATCGTCGGGCCCGCGCACCGGGTGCTCATCCCGCTCAGCGCCGTCGTCGGCGCGGTGGTGCTGCTGGCCGCCGACGTGGGTGCCCGCTCGCTGGTCGACAACGCCGACCTGCCGCTGGGCATGCTCACCTCCCTGGTCGGCGGACCGTTCTTCTTCTGGCTGCTGCGCCGCACCCGCGCCCGTGCCGGAGGGTGGGGATGA
- a CDS encoding heme ABC transporter ATP-binding protein — protein MSTDLDRPRLGSLFARGHELPTAPVRGQVTLRARGLVVERRGGSGPARRVLDQVDFAVAAGEIVALVGPNGAGKSTLLAALAGELTPAAGGVELDGHPLTHWSPLDMARRRAVLPQTHTVGFPFTAREVVAMGRAPWVRTPRADRDDDLIAAAMAAADVTHLAGRAFPTLSGGERARVALARVLAQDTPTLLLDEPTAALDLGHQEAVLRLAAERARDGAAVVVVLHDLGIAAAYADRVAVLDSGRVAADGPPRAVLTTDLLTRVYQHPVEVLDHPVTGAQLVLPVRN, from the coding sequence GTGAGCACCGACCTCGACCGTCCCCGCCTCGGCTCGCTGTTCGCCCGCGGCCACGAGCTGCCCACCGCGCCCGTGCGCGGGCAGGTCACCCTGCGTGCGCGCGGGCTGGTGGTGGAGCGCCGCGGCGGGTCCGGTCCCGCGCGCCGGGTGCTCGACCAGGTCGATTTCGCCGTCGCCGCCGGGGAGATCGTCGCCCTCGTCGGCCCCAACGGCGCGGGCAAATCCACCCTGCTGGCGGCCCTGGCCGGGGAACTGACACCTGCCGCGGGCGGTGTCGAACTCGACGGGCATCCGCTGACCCACTGGTCTCCGCTGGACATGGCGCGCCGGCGCGCGGTACTGCCCCAGACCCACACGGTCGGGTTCCCGTTCACCGCCCGCGAAGTCGTCGCGATGGGACGCGCGCCGTGGGTGCGCACGCCGCGCGCCGACCGCGACGACGACCTGATCGCCGCCGCCATGGCCGCCGCCGACGTCACGCACCTGGCCGGGCGCGCGTTCCCCACCCTTTCCGGCGGTGAACGCGCCCGCGTCGCGCTGGCCCGCGTACTGGCCCAGGACACGCCGACGCTGCTGTTGGACGAACCCACCGCCGCCCTCGACCTCGGCCATCAGGAGGCCGTGCTGCGCCTGGCCGCCGAACGCGCCCGCGACGGCGCCGCCGTGGTCGTGGTCCTGCACGACCTGGGTATCGCCGCCGCCTACGCCGACCGCGTCGCGGTCCTGGACTCCGGCCGCGTCGCCGCCGACGGCCCACCCCGAGCCGTCCTCACCACCGACCTGCTCACCCGCGTCTACCAGCACCCGGTCGAAGTCCTCGACCACCCCGTCACCGGCGCCCAACTCGTCCTCCCCGTCCGGAACTAG
- a CDS encoding NAD(P)H-binding protein, translated as MTGATGSIGNHLVRALRRDGTPLRALVRHDAGGRALGCDYVVGDFDDPRALAAALDGVDRLFLNSTGAIPVDGEQPMIRWHRAAIDAARAAGVEHVVKVSVWHAAPGAPLSRGAHFETDEYLKASGLGWSLLRPTGYMQNFLSPAAFTADGKLVASYGEAPVAYIDCRDIAACAAALLTAPAPGSYELTGPAALTDADIAATLATALDQPVSCAPLPATALAAALVDRGLPPRFAADLAVLVGEVADGDQSTTTSTVADLTGHPPRTFARFATDHRPALLAALQAARSQP; from the coding sequence GTGACCGGAGCGACCGGCTCCATCGGCAACCATCTGGTCCGCGCACTGCGCCGCGACGGCACCCCGCTGCGCGCACTGGTCCGCCACGACGCCGGCGGACGCGCACTCGGATGTGACTATGTCGTCGGCGATTTCGACGACCCGCGCGCGTTGGCCGCGGCGCTGGACGGGGTGGACCGGCTGTTCCTCAACAGCACCGGCGCCATCCCGGTCGACGGCGAACAGCCGATGATCCGATGGCACCGAGCCGCGATCGACGCCGCGCGGGCGGCCGGTGTCGAGCACGTGGTCAAGGTGTCGGTGTGGCACGCCGCACCGGGCGCGCCGCTGTCCCGAGGTGCGCACTTCGAAACCGACGAGTACCTGAAGGCCAGCGGCCTGGGCTGGTCACTGCTGCGACCGACCGGCTACATGCAGAACTTCCTGTCCCCGGCCGCGTTCACCGCCGACGGCAAACTGGTCGCCTCCTACGGCGAAGCCCCCGTCGCCTACATCGACTGCCGCGACATCGCCGCCTGCGCCGCCGCCCTGCTCACCGCCCCGGCCCCCGGCAGCTACGAACTGACCGGCCCGGCCGCACTGACCGACGCCGACATCGCGGCCACCCTGGCCACCGCCCTCGACCAGCCGGTGTCCTGCGCGCCGCTACCGGCCACCGCCCTGGCCGCCGCCCTCGTCGACCGAGGACTGCCCCCGCGCTTCGCCGCGGACCTGGCCGTCCTGGTCGGTGAGGTCGCCGACGGCGACCAGTCCACCACCACCTCCACCGTGGCCGACCTCACCGGCCACCCACCCCGCACCTTCGCCCGATTCGCCACCGACCACCGCCCCGCCCTCCTCGCGGCACTCCAAGCCGCCCGATCCCAGCCCTGA
- a CDS encoding TetR/AcrR family transcriptional regulator, translated as MARETMDRTRRPRADARRNYERLLTEADAVFRAEGAHASLEKIARRAGVAIGTLYGHFPTRRALVGALLRERNTALFAAAEDLLADPDPGAALTRWVHAVIEHAAAYQGLAALLADGLGDEGSELHESCARMNALGEAILARARTVGAVRADVTADDLFALMNAAAWAREHLPRPGADRLVTLTLTGMRAHS; from the coding sequence TTGGCAAGGGAGACGATGGACCGCACCCGCAGACCGCGCGCCGATGCACGCCGCAACTACGAACGCCTGCTCACCGAAGCCGACGCCGTCTTCCGGGCCGAGGGTGCGCACGCGTCGCTGGAGAAGATCGCCCGCCGCGCCGGTGTCGCGATCGGCACCCTCTACGGCCACTTCCCCACCCGTCGCGCCCTGGTCGGCGCGCTGCTGCGCGAGCGCAACACGGCCCTGTTCGCCGCGGCCGAGGACCTGCTCGCCGACCCCGACCCCGGCGCGGCGCTGACGCGCTGGGTGCACGCGGTGATCGAGCACGCCGCCGCTTACCAGGGGCTTGCCGCGCTGCTGGCCGACGGGCTCGGCGACGAGGGCTCGGAACTGCACGAGTCCTGCGCCCGCATGAACGCGCTCGGCGAAGCGATCCTCGCGCGCGCCCGCACCGTGGGCGCGGTCCGCGCCGACGTGACCGCCGACGACCTGTTCGCCCTGATGAACGCCGCGGCCTGGGCGCGGGAACACCTGCCCCGCCCCGGCGCCGACCGCCTCGTCACCCTCACCCTCACCGGAATGCGCGCCCACTCCTGA
- a CDS encoding YrdB family protein: MRRAATDAVLLVMFLLELGVIAGAAWWGFTLPAGPLTRAAAGVLAPAVFIAMWALFGAAADARFPLTGGWRVALECVWFGGGAIAWAVAWHPLAGIAFAGVWAVNALARVLTQGTLTVRMSPREKAIARELDREDEGR, from the coding sequence ATGCGCCGCGCCGCCACCGACGCCGTCCTGCTGGTGATGTTCCTGCTGGAGCTGGGGGTGATCGCGGGCGCGGCCTGGTGGGGGTTCACCCTGCCCGCCGGTCCGCTGACCCGGGCCGCGGCCGGTGTGCTGGCGCCCGCGGTGTTCATCGCGATGTGGGCGCTGTTCGGCGCCGCGGCCGACGCGCGCTTCCCGCTCACCGGCGGCTGGCGCGTGGCCCTCGAGTGCGTGTGGTTCGGCGGCGGCGCGATCGCCTGGGCGGTGGCCTGGCATCCGCTGGCCGGCATCGCCTTCGCCGGGGTGTGGGCGGTCAACGCGCTGGCGCGGGTGCTGACGCAGGGCACCTTGACGGTGCGGATGTCTCCGCGCGAGAAGGCGATCGCGCGCGAGCTCGACCGCGAGGACGAGGGTCGCTGA
- a CDS encoding MMPL family transporter, with the protein MLHAGSLRWGRFVHRHRFLVLAVVAVAVLLSGYYGRDLNQRFTQEGWFDEASESVAAAKLADSTFGRDTDSDLILLYTAPTGRTVDDAEVRGPVTAHLAELLARYPDRILKIDSYWDSPFAAQATDASRTHAFASVGLRGDGTATVENYLAIKDALAANDPGGGPGGTTVQLAGLQPIVEGINIGMQTDIHRAELIALPLVAILLYFVFGGVIGALLPVLIGGMTILGTQGILRALTDHIDVNVFANAVMTLVSLGLAIDYGLFTVTRFREELAAGRSVEEATARTVATAGRTVLFSAAIIAVSLAALFIFPNGVLRSVPYGGISSVLLAAVLSVTALPAALAIVGRRIDFLGWHRFARGKTDAEIDAGFFSRLARFAMRRPWAVSVSIVLALLALAIPLRHIEFGGISERYLAQDNPARVAQERFDELFPGFRTEPLKLVVVGADAAQLGEIRHAANQVPGLTGRFEPAAATTDGINVLNAGLVDKRDADAVIAALRAITEPPGVQVMVAGVPALERDSINGLLEGLPALLAILVTTALLIMYAAFRSVVLAVKAVVMSALSLLTTLGILTWIFVEGHGAGLFHFTPGPLMFAVLALIVTVIFGLSTDYEVFLLSRVAEARAGGADPPEAIRYGIAHTGSVITSAAAILIVVTGAFGFSDLVLMKYIAYGMIAALLIDATVIRLLLTPAVLKLIWR; encoded by the coding sequence ATGCTGCATGCGGGGTCCCTGCGGTGGGGGCGTTTCGTCCACCGGCATCGCTTTCTCGTGCTCGCCGTCGTCGCCGTCGCGGTGCTGCTGTCGGGCTACTACGGCCGCGACCTGAACCAGCGCTTCACCCAGGAGGGCTGGTTCGACGAGGCCAGCGAGTCGGTGGCGGCGGCGAAGCTGGCCGATTCCACCTTCGGCCGCGACACCGACAGCGACCTGATCCTGCTCTACACCGCTCCGACGGGCCGCACCGTCGACGACGCGGAGGTGCGCGGGCCGGTGACCGCCCACCTGGCCGAGCTGCTGGCCCGCTATCCCGACCGCATCCTCAAGATCGACAGCTACTGGGACAGCCCGTTCGCCGCCCAGGCCACCGACGCCTCCCGCACGCACGCCTTCGCCAGCGTCGGGCTGCGCGGGGACGGCACCGCCACGGTGGAGAACTACCTGGCGATCAAGGACGCGCTGGCGGCGAACGACCCCGGCGGCGGGCCGGGCGGCACGACGGTGCAGCTGGCCGGGTTGCAGCCGATCGTCGAGGGCATCAACATCGGCATGCAGACCGACATCCACCGCGCCGAGCTGATCGCGCTGCCGCTGGTGGCGATCCTGCTGTACTTCGTGTTCGGCGGGGTGATCGGCGCGCTGTTGCCGGTGCTGATCGGCGGCATGACGATCCTGGGCACCCAGGGCATCCTGCGCGCGCTCACCGACCACATCGATGTCAACGTCTTCGCCAACGCGGTGATGACGCTGGTGAGTCTGGGGCTGGCCATCGACTACGGGCTGTTCACCGTCACCCGGTTCCGGGAGGAGCTGGCGGCAGGCCGCAGTGTCGAGGAGGCCACCGCGCGCACCGTGGCCACCGCGGGCCGCACGGTGCTGTTCTCGGCGGCGATCATCGCGGTGAGCCTGGCGGCGCTGTTCATCTTCCCCAACGGGGTGCTGCGCTCGGTGCCCTACGGCGGCATCAGCTCGGTGCTGCTGGCGGCGGTGCTGTCGGTGACGGCGCTGCCCGCGGCGCTGGCCATCGTCGGGCGGCGCATCGATTTCCTGGGCTGGCACCGGTTCGCCCGCGGCAAGACCGACGCCGAGATCGATGCCGGGTTCTTCTCGCGGCTGGCGCGGTTCGCGATGCGCAGGCCGTGGGCGGTGTCGGTGTCGATCGTGCTGGCGCTGCTGGCGTTGGCGATCCCGTTGCGCCACATCGAGTTCGGCGGTATCAGCGAACGTTATCTGGCCCAGGACAATCCGGCCAGGGTGGCGCAGGAACGCTTCGACGAGTTGTTCCCCGGTTTCCGCACCGAGCCGCTGAAACTGGTGGTGGTCGGCGCCGACGCCGCCCAGCTCGGCGAGATCCGCCACGCCGCCAACCAGGTGCCCGGCCTCACCGGCCGTTTCGAACCCGCCGCGGCGACCACCGACGGCATCAACGTGCTCAACGCGGGCCTGGTCGACAAACGCGACGCCGACGCGGTGATCGCGGCGCTGCGCGCGATCACCGAACCGCCGGGGGTGCAGGTGATGGTGGCCGGGGTGCCCGCGCTCGAACGCGACAGCATCAACGGACTGCTCGAGGGGCTGCCCGCGCTGCTGGCGATCCTGGTCACCACCGCGCTGCTGATCATGTACGCCGCGTTCCGTTCGGTGGTGCTGGCGGTCAAGGCGGTGGTGATGAGCGCGCTGAGCCTGCTGACCACGCTCGGCATCCTGACCTGGATCTTCGTCGAGGGGCACGGGGCCGGGCTGTTCCATTTCACCCCGGGGCCGTTGATGTTCGCGGTGCTGGCGTTGATCGTGACGGTGATCTTCGGGCTGTCCACCGACTACGAGGTGTTCCTGCTCTCGCGGGTCGCGGAGGCCCGTGCGGGCGGCGCCGACCCGCCCGAGGCGATCCGCTACGGCATCGCCCACACCGGCAGCGTCATCACCTCCGCCGCCGCGATCCTCATCGTGGTCACCGGCGCGTTCGGGTTCTCGGATCTGGTGCTGATGAAATACATCGCCTACGGCATGATCGCGGCACTGCTGATCGATGCCACGGTGATCCGGCTGCTGCTCACCCCGGCCGTGCTCAAACTGATCTGGAGGTGA
- a CDS encoding YncE family protein, producing the protein MSATLLGAVALLVLSGCSAEDADSKVPTREPATAAPAPATTVPAEGTVFGPADPVRALLAESGTGRLAVLASSGEAATTLLLIDPAAAGDVPDVPAQTITLPAAGVALAQGAPGEVLIPMRDRVVRVDATTGAQSEIPVPGELRSVARADDGTLVVGAADGEVSTIAADGRVEHSLDGLVSADVVVRAGERLAVLDRRQSSVTEISPGADHLGLALRAGEGAANMIADHFGRVLVTDTADGELLVYTTGPLVLRQRFPVGSSPYALAYDRRSETVWVTCTQSNEVVGFDLSTGIPQEVGRYPTVRQPNTVTVDDRTGDLYVGSAAGEGLQRIPADRLKRGQ; encoded by the coding sequence ATGTCGGCGACCCTGTTGGGCGCGGTGGCGCTGCTGGTGCTGAGCGGCTGCTCCGCCGAGGACGCCGATTCCAAGGTGCCCACCCGCGAACCGGCGACCGCCGCGCCCGCCCCGGCCACCACCGTCCCCGCCGAAGGCACGGTGTTCGGTCCGGCCGATCCGGTCCGCGCGTTGCTCGCCGAATCCGGCACCGGCCGCCTGGCCGTCCTCGCCTCGAGCGGCGAGGCCGCCACCACCCTGCTCCTGATCGACCCCGCCGCCGCCGGCGATGTCCCCGACGTGCCGGCGCAGACGATCACCCTGCCCGCCGCCGGTGTCGCGCTCGCGCAGGGCGCCCCCGGGGAGGTGCTGATTCCGATGCGCGACCGCGTGGTGCGCGTGGACGCCACCACCGGCGCGCAGAGCGAGATCCCGGTACCCGGGGAGCTGCGCTCGGTCGCCCGCGCCGACGACGGCACCCTGGTCGTCGGCGCCGCCGACGGCGAGGTCAGCACGATCGCCGCCGACGGCCGCGTCGAGCACAGCCTGGACGGACTGGTCTCCGCCGACGTGGTCGTGCGGGCCGGGGAGCGGCTGGCCGTGCTGGACCGCCGCCAGAGTTCGGTCACCGAGATCAGCCCCGGCGCCGACCACCTCGGGCTGGCGCTGCGGGCCGGGGAAGGCGCGGCGAACATGATCGCCGACCACTTCGGCCGGGTGCTGGTCACCGACACCGCCGACGGGGAACTGCTGGTCTACACGACCGGACCGCTCGTGTTGCGTCAGCGTTTCCCGGTAGGATCGTCGCCTTACGCGCTCGCCTACGATCGCCGCTCGGAGACCGTGTGGGTGACGTGCACGCAGAGCAACGAGGTCGTCGGGTTCGACCTGTCGACGGGTATTCCGCAGGAGGTGGGCCGCTACCCCACGGTGCGGCAGCCGAACACGGTGACCGTCGACGACCGCACCGGTGACCTGTATGTCGGATCCGCGGCCGGTGAGGGCCTGCAGCGGATTCCGGCGGACCGGCTGAAGAGAGGGCAGTAA